The proteins below come from a single Streptomyces tubercidicus genomic window:
- a CDS encoding helix-turn-helix domain-containing protein, which translates to MTTVARHSGKSSQIERGEIAEVASLGNVLKELFNTLGISQNQYARRIGLDKSAVSRYLSGARLPTQEFIKRLVSEVEEDRGVPLQLEAKEAVHQQWLAALRVCDPAEYALESLRAELARSRRDTERARRNVEALHQLLEQKEAEARDAADDLTRLRLDWSAERATVSREQIELRRERESLSSSREALLREIERLKEDVREAERMRAEAVQHSSDLRERVLCLEKELSESRPAGAAGEIPLEALKGQLLRMWEEENFPEATRDLTEAAWARSLDEVVEIMKWLLENGGEEKLNVFAADVCRLRPVEDVIRFVPQLDGLYRGLNIDAWVVAAASRMTERNADRFYEELKKIDGPAARLGDRLLAAAVRQVTGVSEAIALLTKATTGVNPPLRLGATVRAVAAHLSRDPGFPFAVAVRMDEVGVPLMARGILQELYLYRWRHSRSGLSAFHVGVQLLDAHTCGALFVLVAEAGSRIAGRFAESLHRGGGDDLRLLDQFLDELESRKALDLLLADDPSGESVTSTELRRYVRRRHH; encoded by the coding sequence GTGACCACCGTGGCCCGTCATTCCGGGAAGTCGTCGCAGATCGAGCGCGGCGAGATAGCCGAAGTTGCGTCGCTCGGCAACGTGTTGAAGGAGCTGTTCAACACCCTGGGCATCAGCCAGAACCAGTACGCCCGCAGGATCGGCCTCGACAAGTCCGCGGTCTCCCGCTACCTGAGCGGCGCGCGGCTGCCCACCCAGGAGTTCATCAAGCGACTGGTCTCCGAGGTCGAGGAGGACCGCGGCGTGCCGCTCCAGCTGGAGGCGAAAGAGGCCGTCCATCAGCAGTGGCTGGCGGCGCTGCGGGTCTGCGATCCGGCGGAGTACGCGCTTGAGTCCCTGCGGGCGGAGCTGGCCAGGTCGCGGCGGGACACCGAGCGCGCCCGCCGCAATGTCGAGGCACTGCACCAGCTGTTGGAGCAGAAGGAGGCGGAGGCCCGTGACGCCGCCGACGACCTGACCCGGCTGCGACTGGACTGGAGCGCCGAGCGTGCCACCGTCTCACGCGAGCAGATCGAGCTGCGCAGGGAACGTGAGTCCCTCTCCTCCTCGCGGGAAGCGCTGCTGCGGGAGATCGAGCGTCTGAAGGAGGACGTTCGGGAGGCCGAGCGAATGCGTGCCGAAGCCGTGCAGCACAGTTCCGATCTGCGGGAGCGGGTGCTGTGCCTGGAGAAGGAGCTGTCGGAGAGCCGGCCCGCCGGGGCGGCCGGGGAGATTCCACTGGAAGCCCTCAAAGGTCAGCTGTTGCGGATGTGGGAGGAAGAGAACTTCCCGGAGGCCACAAGAGATCTCACGGAGGCTGCCTGGGCGCGGTCGCTCGACGAGGTCGTCGAGATCATGAAGTGGCTGCTGGAGAACGGGGGCGAGGAGAAGCTGAATGTGTTCGCGGCCGACGTCTGCCGCCTTCGCCCGGTCGAGGATGTCATCCGGTTCGTTCCCCAGCTGGATGGACTTTATCGGGGCCTTAACATCGATGCGTGGGTGGTGGCCGCCGCTTCGCGCATGACCGAGCGCAATGCTGATCGCTTCTATGAGGAATTGAAGAAGATCGATGGTCCCGCTGCTCGGCTCGGCGACCGACTGTTGGCCGCGGCGGTGCGTCAGGTCACCGGTGTGTCGGAGGCAATTGCCCTACTGACAAAAGCCACCACAGGCGTGAACCCGCCCTTGCGTCTCGGCGCGACGGTGCGCGCGGTGGCGGCACACTTGAGCCGGGACCCGGGCTTCCCCTTCGCCGTCGCCGTGCGGATGGACGAGGTGGGAGTGCCGCTTATGGCGAGGGGCATCCTCCAAGAGCTGTATCTGTATAGATGGCGGCACTCCCGCTCCGGCTTGTCGGCATTTCATGTGGGCGTCCAACTACTTGACGCCCACACCTGTGGAGCCTTGTTCGTGCTTGTGGCCGAGGCGGGCAGTCGAATAGCCGGTAGGTTTGCCGAGAGCTTGCATCGCGGCGGAGGCGACGATCTCCGGCTGCTCGACCAGTTCCTGGATGAGCTGGAGTCGCGCAAGGCCCTGGATCTTCTCCTTGCCGATGACCCTTCGGGCGAGAGCGTCACCAGCACGGAACTGCGCCGATACGTCCGCCGACGACACCACTGA
- a CDS encoding mechanosensitive ion channel family protein yields MFWSASPAAAAHLSAATPGSSGPASLDDATDKATNAAGWVQENWGTWLTSGLQILLIIVIAVVLRHVIRRTITKLIERMNRTVAAAQGTALGGLLVNAERRRQRSEAIGSVLRSVASFVIMGTAALTVLSVLKINLAPLLASAGVAGVAIGFGARNLVTDFLSGVFMILEDQYGVGDEIDAGVATGTVIEVGLRVTKLRGPNGAIWYIRNGEVKRIGNLSQGWSTAAVDVVIAADQDLERARDTITAAGDEMSKAEPWNEQLWEPVEVLGLSEVHLETVTISVSAKTMPGKALGVERELRWRIKHALDAAGVHLAPRPLPEDEEAAATDPAAAMAAPSALNNPLSPQSLATNPISSPSKLGK; encoded by the coding sequence GTGTTCTGGTCTGCTTCGCCGGCCGCTGCCGCGCACCTGAGCGCCGCCACACCCGGCTCATCCGGCCCGGCGTCCCTCGACGACGCCACGGACAAGGCCACCAACGCCGCCGGCTGGGTGCAGGAGAACTGGGGGACGTGGCTCACGTCCGGCCTGCAGATCTTGCTGATCATCGTGATCGCGGTGGTGCTGCGGCATGTGATTCGCCGCACGATCACCAAGCTCATCGAGCGGATGAACCGCACCGTGGCCGCCGCCCAGGGCACCGCGCTGGGCGGACTGCTCGTCAACGCCGAGAGACGCCGGCAGCGCTCCGAGGCCATCGGCTCGGTGCTGCGCAGCGTCGCCTCCTTCGTGATCATGGGCACCGCCGCCCTGACGGTGCTCTCCGTCCTGAAGATCAACCTGGCACCGCTGCTGGCGAGCGCCGGTGTGGCCGGTGTGGCCATCGGTTTCGGCGCCCGCAACCTGGTCACCGACTTCCTCTCCGGCGTCTTCATGATCCTGGAGGACCAGTACGGCGTCGGCGACGAGATCGACGCGGGCGTCGCCACCGGCACCGTCATCGAGGTCGGTCTGCGCGTCACCAAGCTGCGCGGCCCCAACGGCGCGATCTGGTACATCCGCAACGGCGAGGTCAAGCGGATCGGCAACCTCAGCCAGGGCTGGTCCACGGCCGCCGTCGATGTGGTGATCGCCGCCGACCAGGACCTGGAGCGGGCCCGCGACACCATCACCGCCGCCGGCGACGAGATGTCCAAGGCCGAGCCCTGGAACGAGCAGCTGTGGGAGCCCGTGGAGGTCCTCGGCCTGAGCGAGGTCCATCTGGAAACGGTCACCATCAGCGTCTCCGCCAAGACCATGCCCGGCAAGGCCCTCGGCGTGGAGCGCGAACTGCGCTGGCGCATCAAGCACGCCCTGGACGCGGCCGGCGTCCACCTCGCCCCGCGCCCCCTCCCCGAGGACGAGGAAGCGGCGGCCACCGACCCCGCCGCCGCCATGGCCGCCCCGTCGGCCCTCAACAACCCGCTGTCGCCGCAGTCCCTGGCGACGAATCCGATCTCTTCGCCGTCCAAGTTGGGGAAGTAG
- a CDS encoding N-acetylglucosamine kinase has product MGLTGTALAVDAGNSKTDVALVATDGSVLATARGGGFRPPTVGTERAVDVLAPLVRTVLAQAGRAAPVDHLSAFLANADLPVEEARLTAGIADRGWARTVSVRNDTFALLRAGLPDHGEPVGVAVVCGAGINCVGLGPDGATARFPAIGRISGDWGGGAHLAEEALWHAARAEDGRGAPTELSRALPAHFGLTTMRELIEALHLHHLPTHRRHELPPLLFTVAASGDEIARTLITRQAEEIALLAHLTLKRLNLLTTPTPVLLGGGVLTARAPLLHDHLTQLLAEHAPKAVPQVVTAPPVLGAALDALDRAGAEAGAYERVRGWWG; this is encoded by the coding sequence ATGGGCCTGACCGGCACGGCACTCGCCGTCGACGCGGGCAACAGCAAGACCGATGTGGCGCTGGTGGCCACGGACGGCAGCGTGCTCGCGACGGCCCGGGGCGGCGGCTTCCGGCCGCCGACGGTGGGCACCGAACGGGCGGTCGACGTGCTGGCTCCGCTGGTGCGCACGGTCCTGGCGCAGGCCGGACGGGCCGCCCCCGTCGACCATCTCTCCGCCTTCCTCGCCAACGCCGACCTCCCCGTCGAGGAGGCGCGGCTGACCGCCGGGATCGCGGACCGGGGGTGGGCGCGCACGGTGTCCGTCCGCAATGACACCTTCGCCCTGCTGCGGGCCGGACTGCCGGACCACGGCGAGCCGGTGGGCGTCGCCGTGGTCTGCGGGGCCGGCATCAACTGCGTCGGCCTCGGGCCCGACGGCGCCACCGCGCGCTTCCCTGCCATCGGCCGGATCTCCGGTGACTGGGGCGGCGGTGCGCACCTCGCCGAGGAGGCACTGTGGCACGCGGCCCGCGCCGAGGACGGCCGCGGCGCACCCACCGAACTGTCCCGCGCCCTGCCCGCCCACTTCGGCCTGACCACCATGCGCGAACTGATCGAAGCGCTCCATCTGCACCACCTCCCCACCCACCGCCGTCACGAACTCCCCCCACTCCTCTTCACGGTCGCCGCCTCCGGCGACGAGATCGCCCGCACCCTCATCACCCGCCAGGCAGAAGAAATCGCCCTCCTGGCCCACCTCACCCTGAAACGCCTCAACCTCCTCACCACCCCCACCCCCGTCCTCCTCGGCGGCGGCGTCCTGACCGCCCGCGCCCCCCTCCTCCACGATCACCTCACCCAACTCCTCGCAGAACACGCCCCCAAGGCAGTCCCCCAGGTGGTCACCGCCCCACCGGTCCTGGGCGCGGCCCTTGATGCGTTGGACCGAGCGGGGGCGGAGGCGGGGGCTTATGAGCGGGTTCGGGGGTGGTGGGGGTAG
- a CDS encoding winged helix-turn-helix transcriptional regulator yields MRRVREQVDMMAEWCNTEVVLSVVGGKWKLLIVKYLLLGTHRFGELKQAMPTVTQRMLTRQLRELEGDGLVSRTVYPEVPPRVEYALTEAGESLRDIIGQLDAWGSWYRHHRKAEVRDEDQAGDEDRATTET; encoded by the coding sequence ATGAGGCGGGTGCGCGAGCAGGTCGACATGATGGCCGAGTGGTGCAACACCGAGGTGGTGCTCTCGGTCGTGGGCGGGAAATGGAAGCTGCTGATCGTCAAGTACCTCCTGTTGGGCACGCACCGATTCGGCGAACTCAAACAGGCCATGCCCACCGTCACCCAGCGGATGCTGACCCGGCAGCTGCGGGAGCTGGAGGGCGACGGTCTCGTCTCGCGCACGGTCTACCCGGAGGTGCCGCCGAGAGTGGAGTACGCGCTCACCGAGGCCGGGGAGAGTCTGCGGGACATCATCGGTCAGCTCGACGCCTGGGGCAGCTGGTACCGCCATCACCGGAAGGCCGAGGTGCGGGACGAGGATCAGGCGGGGGACGAGGACCGGGCGACGACCGAAACCTGA
- a CDS encoding MFS transporter, translated as MLTETEQKTPHRWAVLGVLCAGLLMVGMDLTVLHVAVPTISRELLPSGSALLWIVDSYALTVAAGLIAFGTLGDRFGRKRMLTAGFVVFGLASAGAALSVTPGQLIAARAVLGVGGAMLMASTPALIRAVFPDDRERSVAIGLWTAANSVGVSVGPLLGGLLIEHFWWGAVFLVNVPIVVLAVVGCALLVPESRHARHDRWDAVSAGLSAVGLGTVVYAFQQLGERDGSRPVVWATGLLGMTLLIGFVVRQRRIRHPLLDIAQFADRRFSLSALCILGCYGAYTALLFLLTQRFQLLGGYSPLGAGLALVPLALANAAGAAGAPRFAARWGHRRGLSGGLVLCALALAACTLFGAANYVALVAAGLGSGTVMTLGSDAILGAAAPERAGEAGAVQETAFSLGAGLGVAVLGTVLSLVYRSDFAPVPGASAQQWNTARGSLGAATEVAARAGGRVGDALRGAAERAFDTGFAVATASAAVVLALLGVLAWKGLPESGRGGHH; from the coding sequence GTGCTGACGGAGACAGAACAGAAGACCCCTCACCGATGGGCGGTGCTGGGCGTGTTGTGCGCCGGCCTGCTCATGGTCGGGATGGACCTGACGGTGCTGCATGTGGCGGTGCCGACGATCAGCCGGGAGCTCTTGCCGAGCGGATCCGCGCTCCTCTGGATCGTCGACAGCTATGCGCTCACCGTGGCCGCCGGGCTGATCGCCTTCGGGACGCTCGGGGACCGGTTCGGGCGCAAGCGGATGCTGACGGCCGGATTCGTGGTGTTCGGGCTCGCGTCGGCGGGTGCGGCCCTGTCGGTCACCCCGGGGCAGTTGATCGCCGCTCGGGCGGTACTCGGGGTCGGCGGAGCGATGCTCATGGCGAGCACGCCCGCCCTCATCAGGGCCGTGTTCCCCGACGACCGGGAACGGTCGGTGGCGATCGGTCTGTGGACCGCGGCGAACAGCGTGGGAGTGTCCGTGGGGCCGCTCCTGGGCGGGCTGCTGATCGAGCACTTCTGGTGGGGTGCGGTGTTCCTGGTCAATGTGCCGATCGTGGTGCTCGCCGTGGTCGGCTGCGCCCTGCTGGTGCCCGAGTCCCGCCACGCACGGCATGACCGGTGGGACGCGGTCAGCGCCGGGCTGTCGGCCGTGGGGCTCGGCACCGTCGTGTACGCCTTCCAGCAGCTGGGCGAGCGCGACGGCTCCCGGCCGGTGGTCTGGGCCACCGGGCTCCTCGGCATGACGCTCCTGATCGGCTTCGTCGTCCGGCAGCGTCGTATCCGCCACCCGCTGCTGGACATCGCACAGTTCGCCGACCGCCGCTTCTCCCTCTCCGCCCTGTGCATCCTGGGGTGCTACGGCGCGTACACCGCACTGCTCTTCCTGCTCACCCAGCGCTTCCAACTCCTCGGAGGATATTCGCCGCTGGGCGCCGGTCTGGCTCTGGTGCCGCTGGCGCTGGCCAACGCCGCCGGCGCGGCCGGGGCGCCGCGCTTCGCCGCGCGGTGGGGACACCGGCGGGGCCTCTCCGGCGGCCTGGTGCTGTGCGCGCTGGCACTGGCCGCGTGCACGCTGTTCGGCGCCGCGAACTACGTCGCACTGGTGGCCGCGGGGCTCGGTTCCGGAACGGTCATGACACTGGGCTCGGATGCGATTCTGGGCGCGGCGGCACCCGAGCGGGCGGGAGAGGCCGGAGCGGTCCAGGAAACCGCCTTCTCTCTCGGGGCGGGGCTCGGCGTCGCCGTCCTGGGAACCGTGCTGTCGCTGGTCTACCGCTCCGACTTCGCCCCGGTGCCCGGCGCCTCGGCGCAGCAGTGGAACACCGCACGCGGCTCGCTCGGTGCCGCGACCGAAGTGGCCGCACGGGCCGGGGGACGGGTCGGCGACGCGCTGCGGGGCGCTGCCGAGCGCGCCTTCGACACCGGCTTCGCGGTGGCGACCGCGAGCGCCGCCGTCGTCCTCGCCTTGTTGGGCGTTCTGGCCTGGAAGGGCTTGCCCGAATCCGGCCGCGGCGGGCACCACTGA
- a CDS encoding HNH endonuclease, which translates to MPHVLVLNASYEPLGVVPLRRALILVLNEKAVSLEESGALMHSATRVIPAPSVVRLKRFVRVPFRGPVPLTRRALFARDGGRCMYCGGVATSVDHVIPRSRGGQHTWENVVAACRRCNHVKADRHVAEIGWRLRHQPAPPSGLAWRIIGTGHRDPRWLPYLQPYGADDALARIDAVSA; encoded by the coding sequence GTGCCGCATGTCCTGGTCCTCAATGCGTCGTACGAGCCGCTCGGCGTCGTACCGCTCCGCCGCGCGCTCATCCTCGTCCTCAATGAGAAGGCTGTCAGCCTTGAGGAATCCGGCGCCCTGATGCACAGCGCGACCCGCGTCATCCCTGCTCCGAGCGTGGTCCGCTTGAAGCGGTTCGTGCGGGTGCCCTTTCGGGGCCCCGTGCCACTGACCCGCCGGGCGCTGTTCGCCCGTGACGGCGGGCGCTGTATGTACTGCGGTGGCGTCGCAACCAGCGTCGACCACGTCATCCCGCGCAGCCGCGGAGGTCAGCACACCTGGGAGAACGTCGTCGCCGCCTGTCGGCGCTGTAATCACGTCAAGGCCGACCGCCATGTCGCCGAGATCGGCTGGCGGCTCCGGCATCAGCCCGCCCCGCCGTCAGGACTGGCGTGGCGGATCATCGGTACGGGCCATCGTGACCCGCGCTGGCTGCCGTATTTGCAGCCGTACGGCGCGGATGACGCCCTGGCCCGGATCGACGCCGTATCGGCGTAG
- a CDS encoding 6-phospho-beta-glucosidase: protein MKLAVVGGGSTYTPELIDGFARLRDQLPLAELVLIDPDTERLELVGALARRIFAKQGHPGRISWTGDLDAGIDGAQAVLLQLRIGGQAARHQDETWPLECGCVGQETTGAGGLAKALRTVPVVLDIAERVRRRNPAAWIVDFTNPVGIVTRALLHHGHRAVGLCNVAIGFQRTFAALLDVDPGQVELEHIGLNHLTWERSVRVAGQDVLPELLTAHGDALADRLRMPRTLLDHLGAIPSYYLRYYYQHDAVVRELRDQPSRAAEVAAIERQLLTLYGDPALDEKPELLSRRGGAYYSEAAVALTSSLLGDTGDTQIVNTRNNGTLPFLPDDAVIEVPATVDATGAAPLPVRPLEPHYAGLIAHVTAYEQLALDAALLGSNGRKTGGRAEGRRAVFSALLAHPLISQLDHAERLTDELIAHNREHLTWA from the coding sequence ATCAAGCTCGCCGTGGTCGGCGGCGGATCCACCTATACCCCCGAACTCATCGACGGCTTCGCGCGGTTGCGTGACCAGCTGCCGCTGGCGGAACTCGTCCTCATCGACCCGGACACCGAGCGGCTTGAGCTGGTGGGCGCGCTGGCCCGGCGTATCTTCGCCAAGCAGGGGCATCCGGGCCGGATCTCCTGGACCGGCGACCTGGACGCCGGTATCGACGGCGCCCAGGCCGTCCTGCTGCAACTGCGCATCGGCGGCCAGGCCGCCCGCCACCAGGACGAGACCTGGCCGCTGGAGTGCGGCTGCGTCGGCCAGGAGACCACTGGCGCCGGCGGGCTCGCCAAGGCGCTGCGCACCGTCCCCGTCGTCCTCGACATCGCCGAACGGGTCCGCCGCCGCAACCCCGCGGCCTGGATCGTCGACTTCACCAACCCCGTCGGCATCGTCACCCGGGCGCTGCTCCACCACGGCCACCGGGCCGTCGGACTGTGCAACGTCGCCATCGGCTTCCAGCGCACCTTCGCCGCCCTGCTGGACGTCGACCCCGGCCAGGTCGAGCTGGAACACATCGGCCTCAACCACCTCACCTGGGAGCGGTCCGTACGCGTCGCCGGCCAGGACGTCCTCCCCGAGCTGCTGACGGCACACGGCGACGCCCTCGCCGACAGGCTGCGCATGCCCCGCACCCTCCTCGACCACCTCGGCGCCATCCCCTCCTACTATCTGCGCTACTACTACCAACACGACGCGGTCGTACGGGAGTTGCGCGACCAGCCCTCCCGCGCCGCGGAGGTCGCCGCCATCGAGCGGCAGCTGCTCACCCTGTACGGCGATCCGGCGCTCGACGAGAAGCCGGAACTGCTCTCCCGGCGCGGCGGCGCCTACTACTCGGAGGCCGCCGTGGCGCTGACCTCCTCGCTGCTGGGCGACACCGGCGACACCCAGATCGTCAACACCCGCAACAACGGCACCCTCCCCTTCCTCCCCGACGACGCGGTGATCGAGGTCCCCGCAACCGTGGACGCGACGGGCGCCGCGCCGCTCCCCGTACGCCCCCTCGAACCCCATTACGCCGGACTGATCGCCCATGTCACCGCCTACGAACAACTCGCCCTCGATGCGGCCCTGCTGGGCAGCAACGGCCGGAAAACCGGCGGCCGGGCCGAGGGACGCCGGGCCGTCTTCTCCGCCCTCCTCGCCCACCCCCTCATCAGCCAGCTCGACCACGCGGAACGGCTCACCGACGAGCTGATCGCGCACAACCGGGAGCATCTGACATGGGCCTGA
- a CDS encoding glutamate ABC transporter substrate-binding protein, whose translation MRMRARGLRNLRAVLAPLAAGMGVMATAAAVLVPALGGAAGEHGPGRPGGAAGPAVTHRAYGPGAAPATAKCTARNAAESLRPSSKDGPAVSRIKEKGQLVVGVDQNTYRWGYRDPVTGELAGFDIDLAQAVAEDILGPHPKVVFKAVPTSQRIPALQKRTVDIVVRTMTINCARKEQVAFSTAYFQAGQQVLAPKASKITAFDDSLRGKRVCTAAGSTGESELSARRHGAKVLTVPNQLDCLVRLQLGEADAVVTDSALAAAQAAQDPAVELKGRPFTDEPYGVAMNKGDTDLVRRVNKVLDDYRGDGGADSPWMRAYRTWLQADLPGISGPPSPEYSD comes from the coding sequence ATGAGGATGCGCGCGCGAGGACTGAGGAATCTGCGTGCCGTCCTGGCGCCGCTCGCGGCGGGGATGGGTGTGATGGCGACGGCCGCGGCGGTGCTGGTGCCGGCGCTGGGCGGGGCCGCCGGGGAGCACGGGCCCGGACGTCCCGGTGGTGCGGCCGGGCCGGCCGTGACGCACCGGGCGTACGGGCCGGGGGCCGCTCCGGCCACCGCGAAGTGCACGGCCCGGAACGCCGCGGAGAGTCTGCGGCCGTCGTCCAAGGACGGGCCGGCGGTGTCGCGGATCAAGGAGAAGGGCCAGTTGGTCGTGGGGGTCGACCAGAACACCTACCGGTGGGGGTACCGCGACCCGGTGACCGGCGAACTGGCGGGCTTCGACATCGATCTGGCGCAGGCGGTCGCCGAGGACATCCTGGGGCCGCACCCCAAGGTGGTCTTCAAGGCGGTGCCGACCAGCCAGCGGATACCGGCGCTGCAGAAGCGCACGGTCGACATCGTGGTGCGGACGATGACGATCAACTGTGCGCGCAAGGAACAGGTCGCGTTCTCCACGGCGTACTTCCAGGCGGGGCAGCAGGTGCTGGCCCCGAAGGCGTCGAAGATCACGGCGTTCGACGATTCGCTGCGGGGCAAGCGGGTGTGCACGGCGGCGGGTTCGACGGGCGAGAGCGAGCTGTCGGCGCGGCGGCACGGGGCGAAGGTGCTGACGGTGCCCAATCAGCTGGACTGTCTGGTGCGGCTCCAGCTGGGGGAGGCGGATGCGGTGGTCACGGACAGCGCGCTGGCCGCGGCCCAGGCGGCGCAGGATCCGGCGGTGGAGCTGAAGGGCCGCCCGTTCACGGACGAGCCGTACGGCGTGGCGATGAACAAGGGCGACACGGATCTGGTCCGGCGGGTCAACAAGGTCCTGGACGACTACCGGGGCGACGGGGGCGCGGACAGCCCCTGGATGCGGGCGTACCGCACCTGGCTGCAGGCCGATCTGCCAGGCATATCGGGGCCGCCGTCGCCGGAGTACAGCGACTGA